The following coding sequences are from one Pirellulales bacterium window:
- a CDS encoding LysM peptidoglycan-binding domain-containing protein produces the protein MNNLKSVLMLLALVAVGYGVYRSLHHPEHPVVPGGADTANLNVDVQIGPPIAYDSKTPLAPGTETPAALPASPVSNLPAESSPIPSNGNFPVGGTAATTLTATSGNGLPVPMGDSPNSASTSGAATNSGAAATSGETTPAASDPLVSNNSFLPLPANGTVSGENASPPSSGLTPPSAWPTPPHLPPATAAVHESPSASPALGRGDLNNAAVPGIGTSNISENTIPAANPSLATNSAAENPALTNPATNNPASTNPASANPPPLGLSPAQAPDQNRLNPFPAASAPGENPAPSSAANPAVASPFPYAMRDAETLLQAKNLSEALELLTRYYDDPRLTPGEQQHLLNMLNQLAGTVIYSQEHWLAQPHVVAAGEDLEKIAQNYQVPWELLAKINGFREPKQVQPGQQLKVIPGPFRAQVNLTKKKLTLFLKDSYAGSFDLVALGQESQYKEDTYPVMRKALQPEYLTANGSIPGGSPQNPLGKFLLVLSNDLVIHGSSADIPPTDPRGSIRLSERDIEDVFDILSYGSRVTLRR, from the coding sequence GTGAACAATTTGAAATCGGTTTTGATGTTGCTGGCCCTGGTCGCCGTCGGTTATGGGGTTTACCGTTCGCTTCACCATCCGGAGCATCCCGTGGTTCCCGGCGGCGCGGATACGGCTAATTTAAATGTGGATGTGCAGATTGGCCCGCCAATTGCCTATGATAGCAAAACGCCCTTAGCGCCCGGAACGGAAACTCCGGCGGCACTTCCGGCAAGCCCGGTTTCAAATTTGCCCGCTGAATCCTCGCCAATTCCCTCGAATGGTAATTTTCCGGTGGGGGGGACCGCGGCAACGACCTTGACCGCTACGAGTGGAAACGGACTTCCGGTGCCAATGGGAGATTCGCCAAATTCGGCAAGTACAAGCGGCGCCGCGACTAACTCGGGTGCCGCGGCTACATCCGGGGAAACAACCCCCGCCGCCAGCGACCCCCTGGTATCCAACAATTCATTCTTACCACTCCCCGCGAATGGTACCGTGTCTGGCGAAAATGCCTCCCCACCATCCTCGGGTTTGACGCCGCCGTCAGCTTGGCCCACCCCACCCCATTTGCCCCCGGCCACAGCCGCGGTGCATGAGTCCCCCTCCGCCAGTCCCGCATTGGGGCGTGGCGATTTAAACAACGCGGCGGTCCCGGGCATCGGTACGTCCAATATTTCAGAGAATACGATCCCTGCCGCCAATCCGTCACTAGCCACAAATTCGGCCGCGGAGAATCCCGCTTTGACCAATCCCGCCACGAACAATCCAGCTTCGACGAATCCCGCCTCCGCCAATCCGCCCCCCCTGGGCCTCTCTCCGGCGCAGGCTCCTGATCAGAATCGCCTGAATCCATTCCCCGCTGCCAGCGCGCCAGGTGAAAACCCCGCGCCGTCATCCGCGGCAAATCCCGCCGTGGCGTCGCCGTTTCCGTATGCCATGCGCGACGCGGAAACGCTCTTGCAGGCTAAAAACCTGTCCGAAGCCCTGGAACTGTTGACGCGGTATTATGACGATCCGCGCCTGACTCCCGGAGAGCAGCAGCATTTGCTGAATATGCTCAACCAACTAGCCGGGACAGTGATTTATTCGCAGGAACATTGGCTGGCCCAACCGCATGTGGTGGCCGCCGGGGAAGATCTGGAAAAAATCGCTCAGAATTATCAAGTCCCCTGGGAATTACTGGCCAAGATCAATGGCTTTCGCGAGCCAAAACAAGTACAGCCGGGCCAACAGCTCAAAGTGATTCCCGGTCCATTTCGCGCTCAGGTCAACTTGACAAAGAAAAAACTAACGCTGTTTTTGAAGGATTCGTACGCGGGGAGCTTTGATTTGGTCGCGCTGGGCCAGGAATCACAGTATAAGGAAGACACGTACCCGGTCATGCGCAAGGCGTTGCAGCCGGAATATTTGACGGCGAATGGCAGCATTCCGGGGGGCTCGCCGCAAAATCCCCTGGGAAAATTCTTGCTGGTCTTGAGCAATGATCTGGTGATTCATGGCAGCTCCGCCGATATCCCCCCCACCGATCCCCGCGGCAGCATCCGCTTAAGCGAACGGGATATCGAGGACGTGTTCGATATTTTGAGTTACGGTTCGCGGGTCACGCTACGCCGCTGA
- a CDS encoding response regulator, with protein MPNSKKSKTARSRILIADDNVPNCELLEAFLAEFDFDIQLAVDGQDTLDKVASFQPDLILLDVMMPKLSGFEVCKKLKADPATRGVMILMVTALNELGDIERAVDSGTDDFLSKPVNKVELVKRVNNMLKLRHVTDELERLRKYIEEMEDDNGPK; from the coding sequence ATGCCAAATTCCAAAAAATCAAAAACCGCCCGCAGTCGGATCTTGATTGCCGACGATAATGTGCCCAACTGCGAGTTGCTGGAAGCATTCCTTGCGGAATTTGATTTTGATATCCAGTTAGCCGTGGATGGCCAGGATACCCTGGACAAGGTGGCCAGCTTTCAACCGGATTTGATTTTGCTGGACGTGATGATGCCCAAATTGAGCGGGTTTGAGGTGTGCAAAAAGCTGAAAGCCGATCCCGCCACGCGCGGTGTCATGATCCTCATGGTAACGGCACTAAATGAACTAGGGGATATCGAGCGGGCCGTCGATAGCGGGACGGATGACTTTCTGAGCAAACCGGTCAATAAGGTCGAACTGGTCAAACGGGTCAACAACATGCTAAAGCTGCGACACGTTACCGATGAACTGGAACGGCTACGCAAATATATTGAGGAAATGGAAGACGATAACGGACCTAAGTAG
- a CDS encoding P-II family nitrogen regulator — protein sequence MPARRAGGCRMQLIIAVIKPFLAETLLAELQRLPIVEIIIVEAKGYGRQKSYLDQYAESEYALAFLPKIELRLFVEDPHADAVTRQIVDIARTGRMGDGKIFVQKCAANPRAIEF from the coding sequence TTGCCAGCGCGTCGGGCCGGGGGGTGCCGAATGCAACTGATTATCGCCGTCATCAAGCCATTCCTGGCCGAGACCCTCTTAGCTGAGTTGCAGCGCCTGCCCATCGTCGAAATTATCATTGTCGAGGCCAAGGGATACGGCCGCCAAAAAAGTTACCTTGACCAGTACGCCGAATCCGAATACGCCCTGGCATTTTTGCCCAAGATCGAACTGCGGTTGTTTGTCGAGGACCCGCACGCCGATGCCGTCACCCGTCAAATTGTCGATATCGCCCGGACGGGCCGCATGGGGGACGGAAAAATTTTTGTCCAAAAATGCGCCGCTAATCCGCGGGCAATTGAGTTTTAG
- a CDS encoding DUF2617 family protein: MLSVRPKVAELVFQMYGRSLHPELFEVFQSRHIRRGDYEALIKITSAGHVVEWRYQGLILTEVAASAVHPLPLRRRIMSYRLKGERQDQMAFHGIRYRTTFSLEPVAPEVFWTYQQELSLDGVRNGLLHRFDSSGRMALGALSYINVESRNKQLLVQAFHTFPDDYAIVKTQSCFELGG, encoded by the coding sequence GTGCTCTCTGTTCGTCCCAAAGTTGCCGAGTTGGTTTTTCAGATGTATGGCCGATCGCTGCATCCCGAACTGTTCGAAGTTTTTCAATCGCGCCACATTCGCCGCGGCGACTACGAAGCCCTGATTAAGATCACCAGCGCGGGCCATGTGGTCGAATGGCGCTACCAGGGATTGATTTTGACGGAAGTCGCCGCGAGCGCCGTGCATCCCCTTCCTTTGCGGCGGCGGATCATGTCTTATCGGCTCAAGGGAGAACGCCAGGATCAAATGGCCTTTCACGGCATTCGCTATCGCACCACTTTTTCCCTGGAACCGGTCGCTCCCGAGGTTTTTTGGACTTACCAGCAAGAGCTTTCCCTAGATGGCGTGCGGAACGGCTTATTGCACCGGTTTGATTCCAGCGGCCGAATGGCCTTGGGCGCTCTGAGTTACATTAATGTCGAGTCACGCAATAAGCAGCTTTTAGTGCAGGCCTTTCATACTTTTCCCGACGATTATGCCATTGTCAAAACCCAGTCCTGCTTTGAACTGGGTGGATAA
- a CDS encoding SDR family oxidoreductase, whose product MVALPLTGQAAFVSGASKGIGRAIAIALAAAGADVAVNYYSSAEAAGEVVGQIQALGRKSLLLRGDVADQNVVESMIADTVAAFGKLDHMVTNAVYSDREPFYTADMAGFKRTIDVTMWGAFYLTRGAANQFIRQGNGGSIVLVSSPHAYIPVPNAMAYNMSKAALDHMARTAAIELIDHKIRVNIIHPGWIDTPGERKFKTEEDIAKHAVMLPWGRMGTPEEIARGVVFMCDPASEYITGAKLLIDGGNTLPWWAKGGMAIPN is encoded by the coding sequence GTGGTCGCATTACCGTTAACGGGTCAGGCGGCGTTTGTTTCGGGAGCCAGCAAAGGCATTGGCCGGGCGATCGCCATTGCCTTGGCGGCGGCCGGCGCGGATGTGGCGGTCAATTATTACTCTTCCGCCGAAGCGGCCGGAGAGGTAGTCGGCCAAATCCAGGCCCTGGGACGCAAGTCCCTGTTATTAAGGGGAGATGTCGCGGACCAGAACGTCGTCGAATCGATGATCGCCGACACCGTGGCCGCCTTTGGCAAGCTGGACCACATGGTTACCAACGCCGTCTATAGCGACCGCGAGCCCTTTTACACAGCCGACATGGCCGGTTTTAAGCGCACCATCGATGTCACCATGTGGGGTGCCTTTTATCTGACCCGCGGCGCGGCCAATCAATTTATTCGCCAGGGAAACGGGGGCTCGATCGTGCTGGTCAGCTCTCCCCATGCGTATATCCCCGTCCCCAACGCAATGGCTTATAATATGTCCAAAGCCGCGCTCGACCACATGGCCCGCACCGCTGCCATCGAGCTGATCGACCATAAAATCCGCGTAAATATCATCCATCCCGGCTGGATAGACACCCCCGGCGAACGAAAATTCAAAACCGAAGAGGACATTGCCAAACACGCCGTCATGCTCCCCTGGGGCCGCATGGGCACACCGGAGGAAATTGCCCGTGGCGTCGTTTTTATGTGCGATCCCGCCAGTGAATACATCACCGGGGCAAAATTGCTGATCGATGGCGGCAACACACTTCCCTGGTGGGCCAAGGGGGGAATGGCGATTCCAAATTAA
- a CDS encoding NADPH:quinone reductase → MKAAYITQTGPASEIIYGELPTPEPTGTQVRVRTVAVAVNPVDTYIRAGAIAMPLSFPFIVGCDVAGVVESVGPQASRFRPGQRVWGSNQGLLGRQGTFAEYVVTDEHWLYPLPEAVAEEDAAAIALVGITAHLGLVRDAKLQPGETIFVNGGSGGVGSTVVQIAKILGARVITTVGSEAKKDLARQLGADVAINYKTEDVDAAVAAAAPEGVNVFWETLREPNFERAVPLLAERGRYILMAGREARPVFPVGPFYVKGCSLHGFVMFKATPAEQRACAEDINRWLDAKQLRAFIGARFPLSQTAAAHKLQEDNTLLKSGTLSGKIVLTPD, encoded by the coding sequence ATGAAAGCCGCCTATATCACCCAAACCGGTCCCGCCTCTGAAATTATTTATGGCGAACTTCCCACACCAGAGCCGACCGGCACACAAGTCCGGGTCCGCACTGTCGCCGTCGCGGTCAATCCCGTGGACACCTATATCCGCGCCGGGGCCATCGCCATGCCCCTCAGCTTTCCCTTTATCGTAGGTTGCGATGTCGCCGGGGTGGTGGAGTCCGTTGGTCCACAGGCCAGTCGCTTCCGTCCGGGGCAGCGCGTATGGGGATCAAATCAAGGCTTATTGGGCAGACAAGGAACTTTTGCCGAATATGTCGTCACTGATGAACATTGGCTCTACCCCCTGCCGGAGGCCGTCGCGGAGGAAGATGCAGCCGCGATCGCCCTCGTGGGAATCACCGCCCATTTGGGCCTAGTGCGGGACGCCAAACTTCAGCCCGGGGAAACAATTTTTGTGAATGGGGGGTCGGGGGGAGTCGGTTCGACGGTGGTGCAAATCGCCAAAATCCTGGGGGCGCGGGTTATTACCACGGTCGGCAGCGAGGCCAAAAAAGACCTTGCCCGTCAATTGGGGGCGGATGTGGCCATCAACTACAAGACCGAGGATGTCGATGCCGCAGTGGCCGCCGCCGCCCCCGAGGGTGTCAACGTGTTTTGGGAAACGCTTCGCGAACCAAATTTTGAGCGGGCGGTGCCGCTGCTCGCCGAACGGGGACGTTACATCTTGATGGCGGGCAGAGAAGCCCGGCCCGTTTTTCCCGTGGGGCCATTTTATGTCAAAGGCTGCTCCCTGCACGGTTTTGTCATGTTCAAAGCCACCCCCGCCGAACAACGCGCCTGCGCCGAAGACATCAACCGCTGGCTGGATGCTAAACAACTACGCGCATTCATTGGTGCCCGGTTTCCACTTTCACAAACCGCCGCCGCCCACAAACTTCAAGAAGACAACACGCTATTAAAGTCCGGCACGCTGAGTGGCAAAATCGTACTGACGCCGGATTAA
- a CDS encoding PhoX family phosphatase, translating into MMQPDHDVVISANLEQNDLRINPSPQPDFQEILAARYARRDWLKSTLATGLGLASATAATTSTPTRAADSSGESTLKFTEVSHGIDQTTHAPPGYLTQVVIKWGDPILPNTPPFDPAKLTVAGQLGQFGYNNDFLAFMPLPAGSGNSTRGLLCANHEYTVPYLMFSGYADKMDAAKRLTADQVAIEQAAHGHSVVEIQRQNGVWRINTASPYNRRLTATTEMLLSGPAAGNVRLQTHADPTGTRVLGTLNNCAGGVTPWGTVLTCEENFDSYFGGKLADCGDEEIIAREKLAQLRIGIKGETDFAWSRFHDRFCLDKEPREPNRFGWVVEYDPYNPASVPIKRTALGRCKHEGCTVVVSHDGHVVAYTGDDSRGEYLYRFVTKEKYNPADPAANQHLLDEGTLSVAKLTADGKLRWLPLVHGSGSLTADNGFDSQADVLINARLAGDAVGATPLDRPEDIEIHSPTGRVFVMLTNNASRTLAGVANPRVKNVHGHILELHPPTAEGGFNHTADEYAWDLFLLAGDPGNPEHGAKYHPDVSANGWLSCPDNCAIDPQGRLWISTDGAPYTAKMADGIYATDITGPGRALTRMFFRAPTGAELTGTCFTPDGNTLFVSVQHPGDEESPQRMARSTFDEPSTRWPDFDPAIPPRPSVVAICKEGNGMIGN; encoded by the coding sequence ATGATGCAGCCTGACCATGACGTGGTGATATCCGCAAATCTGGAACAAAACGACCTGCGTATTAATCCTTCTCCGCAGCCCGATTTTCAAGAAATCTTGGCCGCCCGTTATGCCCGCCGGGATTGGCTGAAATCCACCCTGGCCACGGGCCTAGGCTTGGCATCCGCCACCGCGGCGACCACCTCGACACCGACCCGCGCCGCTGATTCATCAGGGGAATCCACTCTTAAATTTACCGAGGTTTCCCACGGAATCGACCAAACCACCCACGCGCCACCAGGTTATTTGACCCAAGTGGTGATTAAGTGGGGGGATCCGATTTTGCCCAACACCCCCCCGTTTGACCCGGCAAAGTTGACCGTGGCGGGGCAGTTGGGACAGTTTGGCTATAACAATGATTTCTTGGCGTTCATGCCTTTGCCCGCGGGGTCGGGCAATAGTACGCGGGGCCTGCTGTGCGCGAATCACGAATACACGGTGCCGTATCTGATGTTTTCCGGGTACGCGGACAAAATGGACGCGGCTAAACGCCTAACAGCGGATCAAGTCGCCATCGAGCAAGCGGCTCATGGGCATAGCGTCGTGGAAATTCAGCGGCAAAACGGCGTCTGGCGCATCAACACCGCCAGCCCTTATAATCGCCGACTCACTGCCACGACCGAAATGCTGCTTAGCGGACCCGCGGCGGGGAATGTCCGTTTACAAACCCATGCCGATCCCACGGGGACGCGGGTTCTAGGCACCCTCAACAATTGCGCCGGCGGAGTGACTCCGTGGGGAACGGTCCTGACCTGCGAGGAAAATTTTGATTCTTATTTTGGGGGTAAACTGGCTGATTGCGGCGATGAGGAAATCATCGCCCGGGAAAAACTGGCCCAACTGCGGATTGGGATCAAGGGAGAGACAGATTTTGCCTGGTCGCGATTTCACGACCGCTTTTGCCTGGATAAGGAACCTCGCGAACCAAATCGGTTTGGTTGGGTGGTGGAATACGATCCCTACAATCCCGCCAGCGTGCCGATCAAGCGGACCGCCCTGGGACGGTGCAAGCACGAAGGGTGCACCGTGGTGGTCTCGCACGATGGGCATGTGGTTGCTTATACCGGAGACGACTCGCGCGGGGAATATCTGTACCGCTTTGTTACCAAGGAAAAATACAATCCCGCGGACCCCGCCGCCAATCAGCATTTATTGGACGAAGGGACGCTTTCAGTCGCAAAATTGACAGCGGATGGCAAGTTGCGCTGGCTGCCGCTGGTGCATGGAAGCGGTTCGCTTACCGCCGACAATGGGTTTGATTCGCAGGCGGACGTGCTTATCAATGCCCGCCTAGCTGGGGACGCCGTCGGCGCTACGCCGCTGGATCGGCCCGAGGACATCGAGATCCATTCTCCCACGGGGCGGGTTTTTGTCATGTTGACCAATAACGCCAGCCGGACGTTAGCGGGGGTAGCCAATCCGCGCGTGAAAAATGTCCATGGCCATATTTTGGAATTACATCCCCCCACGGCGGAGGGGGGGTTTAACCATACGGCGGATGAATATGCCTGGGATTTATTTTTATTGGCGGGGGATCCAGGCAATCCCGAACATGGCGCAAAGTATCACCCGGATGTTTCGGCCAATGGCTGGCTGAGCTGCCCGGATAATTGCGCGATCGACCCCCAGGGGCGACTGTGGATTTCAACCGATGGCGCGCCTTACACCGCTAAAATGGCCGATGGCATCTATGCGACGGACATTACCGGACCTGGCCGCGCGCTGACGCGGATGTTCTTTCGCGCTCCGACCGGGGCGGAATTGACCGGGACCTGCTTTACGCCGGACGGCAACACGCTGTTTGTGTCTGTCCAACATCCCGGCGACGAGGAATCCCCCCAACGGATGGCCCGCTCCACCTTTGACGAACCCAGCACCCGCTGGCCCGACTTTGACCCCGCCATTCCCCCCCGGCCCAGCGTGGTGGCCATCTGCAAAGAAGGTAATGGCATGATCGGGAATTAA
- a CDS encoding acyltransferase family protein, which yields MAQENLPGLVDMGNLGTKVANAEIINRSARQHYLDALRASAMFLGIILHAALSFSGGPWIVQDLQTHEFYGWLFSAIHGFRMPLFIMLSGYFTMLLWQKRGMTELLRQRFVRVLIPCLLGVVTILPIMDWATITSRDMVARQNARRSAKDYPRLPLIEAVKAGDHQQLRQLLGGGADPNAADAEFGIPSLSWAVMQGDPIAVRELIQHGADVNAADRGGYRALHSAAFLGYPEVAEILIHAGADPLARGGRADRPADSAKADWETTKFIAGMLRIPLREQAHVRAGRDLSVTLLARHTPLQNQLAAAQRIGPFDVDQWRERYNRFLMTETLLTRWGWDGEAWHLILTPVFDHLWFLWFLCWLVPVFVIGRLLKRAAGVPGLPPSWIVSPLRYIWLIPLTMAPQLLMGTFGPGFGPDTSVGLIPQPHLLAYYGIFFLFGACYYNAADYSGQLGRWWWLTLPLALVLLLPLGLLTLGQTWLSGIFQVAYAWLMTCGCIGFSRYCLSRENFLVRYLSDSAYWLYLAHLPLVILLQAWVRDWELPAFVKFTFVCLVTTGSLLASYHFLVRPTWLGWLLNGPRKSTLQRAENTPPILAQTRPVGQS from the coding sequence TTGGCGCAGGAAAATTTGCCGGGATTAGTTGATATGGGTAACTTGGGGACCAAGGTGGCAAACGCGGAAATCATCAACCGGAGCGCGCGTCAACATTATTTGGACGCCCTGCGCGCCAGCGCGATGTTTCTGGGAATTATCCTGCACGCCGCTCTCTCTTTTTCGGGGGGGCCCTGGATCGTCCAGGATCTGCAGACCCACGAGTTTTATGGTTGGCTCTTTAGCGCCATACATGGCTTTCGCATGCCGTTGTTCATCATGCTGAGCGGCTATTTCACGATGTTGCTCTGGCAAAAAAGGGGGATGACCGAACTTTTGCGGCAGCGTTTTGTTCGCGTCCTGATCCCCTGTCTGTTGGGGGTGGTCACGATCTTGCCGATCATGGACTGGGCCACGATTACCAGCCGCGATATGGTTGCCCGCCAAAATGCCCGGAGGTCCGCGAAAGACTACCCCCGGTTGCCCTTAATCGAAGCCGTCAAAGCGGGGGATCACCAACAATTGCGTCAGCTCTTGGGCGGGGGAGCGGATCCCAACGCCGCCGACGCCGAATTTGGGATCCCGTCATTAAGTTGGGCGGTCATGCAAGGAGACCCGATCGCCGTGCGGGAATTGATCCAGCATGGCGCCGATGTCAATGCGGCCGACCGTGGCGGTTATCGGGCGTTGCATTCAGCGGCTTTTTTAGGGTATCCCGAAGTTGCGGAAATCTTGATCCACGCGGGAGCGGATCCTTTGGCGCGCGGTGGCCGCGCGGATCGACCGGCTGATTCGGCCAAGGCCGATTGGGAAACAACAAAATTCATCGCCGGGATGCTGCGCATTCCCCTGCGCGAACAAGCGCATGTCCGCGCGGGTCGGGATTTAAGCGTGACCCTCTTGGCCAGGCATACCCCGCTGCAGAACCAGCTAGCCGCGGCACAAAGAATAGGCCCGTTTGACGTGGATCAATGGCGGGAACGCTATAACCGATTTTTAATGACGGAAACCTTATTAACGCGCTGGGGGTGGGACGGGGAAGCCTGGCATTTGATCCTGACGCCGGTCTTTGATCATCTGTGGTTTCTGTGGTTTTTGTGCTGGTTGGTGCCGGTCTTTGTGATTGGCCGATTGTTAAAGCGGGCCGCGGGGGTGCCAGGTTTGCCTCCAAGCTGGATCGTGTCCCCGCTACGATACATTTGGTTGATTCCGCTGACGATGGCGCCGCAACTGTTGATGGGCACCTTTGGTCCCGGCTTTGGTCCCGATACCTCGGTGGGTTTGATCCCCCAGCCACATCTCTTGGCCTATTACGGCATCTTTTTTCTGTTTGGCGCCTGTTATTACAACGCCGCGGATTATTCCGGCCAATTGGGTCGGTGGTGGTGGCTGACATTGCCATTAGCGTTGGTGTTGTTGCTCCCCTTGGGACTATTGACACTGGGGCAAACCTGGCTTTCCGGGATTTTCCAGGTTGCCTACGCCTGGCTGATGACGTGCGGCTGCATCGGCTTTTCGCGGTATTGCTTAAGTCGCGAAAATTTCCTAGTCCGCTATTTGTCTGATTCCGCTTATTGGTTGTATCTGGCGCATCTGCCGCTGGTGATCTTATTACAGGCCTGGGTGCGGGATTGGGAATTACCCGCATTTGTTAAGTTTACTTTTGTCTGCCTGGTGACAACGGGCAGTTTACTGGCGAGTTACCATTTTTTGGTGCGTCCCACCTGGTTGGGTTGGCTACTCAATGGTCCCCGCAAGTCGACGCTCCAGCGCGCGGAGAATACCCCACCCATCCTGGCACAGACAAGGCCTGTTGGCCAAAGTTAA